A stretch of the Vitis riparia cultivar Riparia Gloire de Montpellier isolate 1030 chromosome 13, EGFV_Vit.rip_1.0, whole genome shotgun sequence genome encodes the following:
- the LOC117927508 gene encoding synaptotagmin-3 isoform X3, with product MGFLSSLLDIVGFGIGIPFGLLVGFFLFVYSQPKDVQDPDVRPLSELDSSTLMDLLPELPFWVKNPNYDRVDWLNKFILNMWPYLDKAICDTIRYMAQPIFDEYIGKYQIEAIEFEKLSLGTLPPILHGIKVYETNEKELAMEPAIKWAGNPNIILVLKWLPFRITIQPHVDFGLKILGGDIMSIPGLYRFVQETIKREVAKLYLWPQTLEIPILDAATGAIKKPVGILHVKVVRALKLLKMDFLGSSDPYVKLSLSGERLPAKKTTVKRKNLNPEWNEKFKLIVRDPQAQVLQLYVYDWDKVGAHDKLGMQLVPLKLLTPHETQEFTLDLFKNTNLSDPQQKQRGKIVVELTFDPFKEDHECYSGPLDGYGRKESRISRTSDDDTPSGAGLLLVTIQGAEDVEGQRHNNPYAVILFRGEKKKTKMMKKTRDPQWNEEFQFMLEEPPLSEKIHIQVISQRSGIGFRSKESMGHVDIDLTDVVHNGRINHKYHLINSKNGQIHLEIKWKMI from the exons GACCCAGATGTCAGGCCACTCTCTGAGCTTGATTCAAGCACTCTGATGGATCTTCTCCCTGAACTTCCATTCTGGGTGAAAAATCCCAACTACGATCGA GTAGACTGGCTAAACAAGTTTATCTTGAATATGTGGCCTTACCTTGATAAG GCAATTTGTGACACAATTAGATACATGGCACAGCCCATATTTGATGAATACATTGGGAAGTATCAGATTGAAGCAATTGAGTTTGAGAAGCTAAGTCTTGGAACCCTTCCTCCTATACTTCATG GTATTAAGGTGTATGAGACTAATGAGAAGGAGTTAGCCATGGAACCAGCGATCAAATGGGCTGGCAATCCCAACATAATTTTGGTGCTAAAATGGTTGCCTTTCCGAATTACAATTCAG CCACATGTAGACTTTGGGTTGAAGATACTGGGAGGGGACATCATGTCCATACCTGGCCTTTATCGGTTTGTTCAG GAAACCATCAAAAGAGAAGTGGCAAAGCTCTATCTATGGCCTCAAACTCTTGAAATACCCATTCTTGATGCTGCAAC AGGTGCCATTAAGAAGCCTGTGGGAATACTACATGTGAAGGTTGTTCGAGCACTCAAACTATTGAAGATGGACTTCTTGGGTTCATCTGATCCTTACGTTAAGCTCAGCCTTAGTGGAGAAAGGCTTCCAGCAAAGAAAACTACTGTCAAGAGGAAGAACTTGAACCCTGAGTGGAATGAGAAGTTTAAGCTCATAGTGAGGGATCCCCAGGCTCAAGTTCTTCAGCTCTATGTTTATGACTGGGACAAG GTGGGGGCACATGACAAGTTGGGAATGCAATTAGTTCCTCTGAAACTGTTAACACCCCATGAGACACAGGAATTTACACTGGATTTGTTCAAGAACACAAATCTTAGCGATCCACAACAGAAGCAAAGAGGTAAAATTGTGGTGGAGCTGACCTTTGATCCTTTTAAAGAAGACCATGAGTGTTACAGTGGGCCTTTGGATGGATATGGAAGGAAGGAAAGCAGAATATCAAGGACATCAGACGATGACACCCCAAGCGGAGCAGGTTTACTTTTGGTCACAATCCAAGGAGCTGAGGATGTAGAGGGCCAGCGCCACAATAACCCTTATGCTGTAATCCTTTTCagaggagaaaagaagaaaacaaag ATGATGAAGAAGACTCGTGACCCGCAATGGAATGAAGAATTCCAATTCATGCTTGAAGAGCCTCCTCTGAGCGAGAAGATCCATATTCAAGTAATAAGCCAGCGATCAGGAATCGGTTTTAGGTCAAAG GAGTCAATGGGGCATGTGGACATTGATCTTACAGACGTTGTGCATAATGGGCGCATCAACCACAAATATCATCTCATCAATTCTAAGAATGGACAAATACACCTTGAGATAAAGTGGAAGATGATCTGA
- the LOC117927508 gene encoding synaptotagmin-3 isoform X1, with translation MGFLSSLLDIVGFGIGIPFGLLVGFFLFVYSQPKDVQDPDVRPLSELDSSTLMDLLPELPFWVKNPNYDRVDWLNKFILNMWPYLDKAICDTIRYMAQPIFDEYIGKYQIEAIEFEKLSLGTLPPILHGIKVYETNEKELAMEPAIKWAGNPNIILVLKWLPFRITIQLVDLQIFAAPRITLKPLVPTFPCFASLVLSLMEKVSRNFVPFLGEWTYNNFFFFFSILFVYLQPHVDFGLKILGGDIMSIPGLYRFVQETIKREVAKLYLWPQTLEIPILDAATGAIKKPVGILHVKVVRALKLLKMDFLGSSDPYVKLSLSGERLPAKKTTVKRKNLNPEWNEKFKLIVRDPQAQVLQLYVYDWDKVGAHDKLGMQLVPLKLLTPHETQEFTLDLFKNTNLSDPQQKQRGKIVVELTFDPFKEDHECYSGPLDGYGRKESRISRTSDDDTPSGAGLLLVTIQGAEDVEGQRHNNPYAVILFRGEKKKTKMMKKTRDPQWNEEFQFMLEEPPLSEKIHIQVISQRSGIGFRSKESMGHVDIDLTDVVHNGRINHKYHLINSKNGQIHLEIKWKMI, from the exons GACCCAGATGTCAGGCCACTCTCTGAGCTTGATTCAAGCACTCTGATGGATCTTCTCCCTGAACTTCCATTCTGGGTGAAAAATCCCAACTACGATCGA GTAGACTGGCTAAACAAGTTTATCTTGAATATGTGGCCTTACCTTGATAAG GCAATTTGTGACACAATTAGATACATGGCACAGCCCATATTTGATGAATACATTGGGAAGTATCAGATTGAAGCAATTGAGTTTGAGAAGCTAAGTCTTGGAACCCTTCCTCCTATACTTCATG GTATTAAGGTGTATGAGACTAATGAGAAGGAGTTAGCCATGGAACCAGCGATCAAATGGGCTGGCAATCCCAACATAATTTTGGTGCTAAAATGGTTGCCTTTCCGAATTACAATTCAG TTAGTGGATTTACAAATATTTGCTGCACCGCGGATAACTTTGAAACCTCTTGTGCCTACCTTTCCATGTTTTGCAAGCCTAGTGCTATCTTTGATGGAGAAGGTAAGCAGAAACTTTGTTCCCTTTCTGGGTGAATGGacttacaacaatttttttttttttttttccattctttttgTTTACTTGCAGCCACATGTAGACTTTGGGTTGAAGATACTGGGAGGGGACATCATGTCCATACCTGGCCTTTATCGGTTTGTTCAG GAAACCATCAAAAGAGAAGTGGCAAAGCTCTATCTATGGCCTCAAACTCTTGAAATACCCATTCTTGATGCTGCAAC AGGTGCCATTAAGAAGCCTGTGGGAATACTACATGTGAAGGTTGTTCGAGCACTCAAACTATTGAAGATGGACTTCTTGGGTTCATCTGATCCTTACGTTAAGCTCAGCCTTAGTGGAGAAAGGCTTCCAGCAAAGAAAACTACTGTCAAGAGGAAGAACTTGAACCCTGAGTGGAATGAGAAGTTTAAGCTCATAGTGAGGGATCCCCAGGCTCAAGTTCTTCAGCTCTATGTTTATGACTGGGACAAG GTGGGGGCACATGACAAGTTGGGAATGCAATTAGTTCCTCTGAAACTGTTAACACCCCATGAGACACAGGAATTTACACTGGATTTGTTCAAGAACACAAATCTTAGCGATCCACAACAGAAGCAAAGAGGTAAAATTGTGGTGGAGCTGACCTTTGATCCTTTTAAAGAAGACCATGAGTGTTACAGTGGGCCTTTGGATGGATATGGAAGGAAGGAAAGCAGAATATCAAGGACATCAGACGATGACACCCCAAGCGGAGCAGGTTTACTTTTGGTCACAATCCAAGGAGCTGAGGATGTAGAGGGCCAGCGCCACAATAACCCTTATGCTGTAATCCTTTTCagaggagaaaagaagaaaacaaag ATGATGAAGAAGACTCGTGACCCGCAATGGAATGAAGAATTCCAATTCATGCTTGAAGAGCCTCCTCTGAGCGAGAAGATCCATATTCAAGTAATAAGCCAGCGATCAGGAATCGGTTTTAGGTCAAAG GAGTCAATGGGGCATGTGGACATTGATCTTACAGACGTTGTGCATAATGGGCGCATCAACCACAAATATCATCTCATCAATTCTAAGAATGGACAAATACACCTTGAGATAAAGTGGAAGATGATCTGA
- the LOC117927508 gene encoding synaptotagmin-3 isoform X2, with protein MGFLSSLLDIVGFGIGIPFGLLVGFFLFVYSQPKDVQDPDVRPLSELDSSTLMDLLPELPFWVKNPNYDRVDWLNKFILNMWPYLDKAICDTIRYMAQPIFDEYIGKYQIEAIEFEKLSLGTLPPILHGIKVYETNEKELAMEPAIKWAGNPNIILVLKWLPFRITIQLVDLQIFAAPRITLKPLVPTFPCFASLVLSLMEKPHVDFGLKILGGDIMSIPGLYRFVQETIKREVAKLYLWPQTLEIPILDAATGAIKKPVGILHVKVVRALKLLKMDFLGSSDPYVKLSLSGERLPAKKTTVKRKNLNPEWNEKFKLIVRDPQAQVLQLYVYDWDKVGAHDKLGMQLVPLKLLTPHETQEFTLDLFKNTNLSDPQQKQRGKIVVELTFDPFKEDHECYSGPLDGYGRKESRISRTSDDDTPSGAGLLLVTIQGAEDVEGQRHNNPYAVILFRGEKKKTKMMKKTRDPQWNEEFQFMLEEPPLSEKIHIQVISQRSGIGFRSKESMGHVDIDLTDVVHNGRINHKYHLINSKNGQIHLEIKWKMI; from the exons GACCCAGATGTCAGGCCACTCTCTGAGCTTGATTCAAGCACTCTGATGGATCTTCTCCCTGAACTTCCATTCTGGGTGAAAAATCCCAACTACGATCGA GTAGACTGGCTAAACAAGTTTATCTTGAATATGTGGCCTTACCTTGATAAG GCAATTTGTGACACAATTAGATACATGGCACAGCCCATATTTGATGAATACATTGGGAAGTATCAGATTGAAGCAATTGAGTTTGAGAAGCTAAGTCTTGGAACCCTTCCTCCTATACTTCATG GTATTAAGGTGTATGAGACTAATGAGAAGGAGTTAGCCATGGAACCAGCGATCAAATGGGCTGGCAATCCCAACATAATTTTGGTGCTAAAATGGTTGCCTTTCCGAATTACAATTCAG TTAGTGGATTTACAAATATTTGCTGCACCGCGGATAACTTTGAAACCTCTTGTGCCTACCTTTCCATGTTTTGCAAGCCTAGTGCTATCTTTGATGGAGAAG CCACATGTAGACTTTGGGTTGAAGATACTGGGAGGGGACATCATGTCCATACCTGGCCTTTATCGGTTTGTTCAG GAAACCATCAAAAGAGAAGTGGCAAAGCTCTATCTATGGCCTCAAACTCTTGAAATACCCATTCTTGATGCTGCAAC AGGTGCCATTAAGAAGCCTGTGGGAATACTACATGTGAAGGTTGTTCGAGCACTCAAACTATTGAAGATGGACTTCTTGGGTTCATCTGATCCTTACGTTAAGCTCAGCCTTAGTGGAGAAAGGCTTCCAGCAAAGAAAACTACTGTCAAGAGGAAGAACTTGAACCCTGAGTGGAATGAGAAGTTTAAGCTCATAGTGAGGGATCCCCAGGCTCAAGTTCTTCAGCTCTATGTTTATGACTGGGACAAG GTGGGGGCACATGACAAGTTGGGAATGCAATTAGTTCCTCTGAAACTGTTAACACCCCATGAGACACAGGAATTTACACTGGATTTGTTCAAGAACACAAATCTTAGCGATCCACAACAGAAGCAAAGAGGTAAAATTGTGGTGGAGCTGACCTTTGATCCTTTTAAAGAAGACCATGAGTGTTACAGTGGGCCTTTGGATGGATATGGAAGGAAGGAAAGCAGAATATCAAGGACATCAGACGATGACACCCCAAGCGGAGCAGGTTTACTTTTGGTCACAATCCAAGGAGCTGAGGATGTAGAGGGCCAGCGCCACAATAACCCTTATGCTGTAATCCTTTTCagaggagaaaagaagaaaacaaag ATGATGAAGAAGACTCGTGACCCGCAATGGAATGAAGAATTCCAATTCATGCTTGAAGAGCCTCCTCTGAGCGAGAAGATCCATATTCAAGTAATAAGCCAGCGATCAGGAATCGGTTTTAGGTCAAAG GAGTCAATGGGGCATGTGGACATTGATCTTACAGACGTTGTGCATAATGGGCGCATCAACCACAAATATCATCTCATCAATTCTAAGAATGGACAAATACACCTTGAGATAAAGTGGAAGATGATCTGA